Part of the Methanosarcinales archaeon genome is shown below.
GTCAATCCATTCATCTTTTGTGAAGTTCTTCCTCAGTTCTATGAACTCGTTTATGTTCACATTCGGGATTTGTATGGGTTTTAAGTTAGAGATCATAAATGGGGACTGGGAAGTTTCAGATAAATATTCCATCTTGATGATGCACCAGATACCACCACCGAGCAGTTTTTCATATTTTTTTACATAAAATGGGTCAACTTCTACTTTCGAGATTCCCAGATTGGAGAACAATGCTTCATAAACATCCCGTCTTTCATTGAGCCTAACTGTAACTTTGTCTATTATAGTATAGTATCCAGTTTCCCGTATTTTTGACTTGATCAATTCAGCTTCATCAGGACGGACGTAATTCTCTGATAGTATATTTTTTACTTTCTTGACGCCTTCCTTGATAAGGTCTTCATCATCTGTGGCACAGTTTGATCCTAAGAGGTATTCTAACACATATACGGGAACATTATGACCTACTTTCATTAGTTTAGTGAGGTCCTTTCTTACCACCTTTCCCGGGAAATAGGTGTTTAGTTTATCATCAATCTCAGTGCCTGAATCTATATCTGCCATTTTTATCTGCCTGACTTATTGATTATTGAATTTATTAGAAATCATCTGTTATTAGAATGTCTACTATCATGGGAATCTCAAATATTTCCTGCTGCAAAGCCTTTGAATCGTCATCTTTCCCAATTAAATTATAAGTTTTATTTTCGATATCGCTACTCAGGGTTAAAATTACTTCCTGGATCCTTTCTTCTGGTTCATCAGAAGTACTGTCTGCAATCACCAGTTTTTCGTCACTGACCTTTTGTCCATCAGTATCATACAAGGCAAGCTTGAAACTCAGCGGTTCACGTTTGTCGGTCACCTTTCCTGTTTGTAGTAATTTTACCTTAAAGGTGCTGTTGGTTATCTTTCTATGGTAATCTAAGACTGTAACCTTCACTTTACCATGTTCTATCCCTTTTCTATCAAGGTCTGATTCATATTTATTTTGGCTGTAAATAAGGACAGGTATCACAATTTCCTGCAATGAAGCCCCACCATGGACATAATTCACTCCTCCGCCTTGTGATTTGAAACGCAGGTCTGCTAATGGGACGTATATATGCATCTGCTTATCTGAATTCATTGTTGGAGCCATATTGAATTTGTGTATATTTCGTAGCGTAATATCCTGTTCGCTTATGATGAAACGCTTTTTAGCCTCGATGATCTTGCTTTTATCAAAATCCTGTGTTTCAAGTTTATCAACGTTTTCGAGATGTTCTCTTTTATAGATGAAACCATGGTCTGATGTGACTATGATTTTTGACACATTGAGAGATCTCCCCAGAAGTTTGATCATCTTGTTAATATCCTGTATAGCAGATTCCACTGCATTGAAGACATTATGTTCTGAAGATCTATTATCTCCTGTTTCGTCAATCCTGTTGTGATATATGTAAATAACCCTTTTTTTGGTCTCATTTCTTGCGTCGTTTATTTTTAGCGCCTTGAGATCATCGAACTTAAATACATTAGAATCGCTGACACGATTTGACAGGATCTTACCTCTGTTTTCAGTTCCTTCCGAATCAATTCCATCTACAAAGATATGATTGTTCCTGTATTCGAGCTTATTATGCGGCAGCAGGCTTGCCATTCCAAGCTTTGTGTATGATGGAAGTGAGCTTGCCATTGCTTTTAGTTCGATAGTGCCTATTGAGCTTTTGTTAATCACATCTTTTAGTTCGACTGCTGTTTCGTATCGCAATCCATCTGATATGATGACTGCTACTTTATCCCTGTCATTTTTTCTGAGGATATTGTCTATATATATGCTGTAAAATTTGCTCTGGTTATCGATGAGTTCGATGTTCCATGTATCTTCAAGCTCTGAGCCGATCAGGTCGTTCCAGCGGGTGAGAAGTCTGTCAAGCAATTTATTATAAACATTTTCGACCATATCCTTGATATCTTTCTTGAGTATCTCTTTCTCACTGTCCTTATCATAGTGGTAATAGAACTTGCGGTAAAAATAATCAATTAGATAGTACCGGTTCATATATCCCTTAAAGAGTTCATTCAGGCTCTGCTCATTGATGCCTTCCTGTTCAATCTCTTTTGAGAACTGATGAAGCTTAATAGCATTTTCAAGGGCACAATAGATGTTTTTGTATACTTGATACCAGTGTTTTGTTTTTCTGTTGTCTATCCATTCAAGATATTTGTTGAAATCATCGCTGCCATCGGTAAGTTTCGTGACTATATTTTTGATAATGTTCTTGTCAAATAAGTCGATGGATTCGGCTTCAAGATAGTCTTCTACTTCGTATTTGTTCAGAAGTGATGTCAGACTATTCTCAAGTTTATGTCCGTCGGCTGCGAGCAAATTGTTACAGTAATCATCAAAATCTTTGGAGTCTTTTGAATGGTCCATCCATCCTCTTATGAATATCTCACATTCGTTGCTCTGTCTGCTGATATATTGTTCATAGGACTTCAAAACGACACTTGCATTCCTGTCTATGTGGGTTATTATGAAGCTAAGGAACAGTTTCTTCAGAGTCGGATGTTCTGATGAATACCCGAAACGCCTCCTGATAATATCCCAGAATTTATCCACAAGCCCGAATCTGTTGAATTCACCCCAGATTGTGTTATATTCTTCTTCCAGTGAACCCGTTAGCAGATTCCTGACTATCTCTTTTTGATCAATTGTAGATGATCTTGAAAGTGCTGCCAGCATTCCCAATACGAACTTATCCTCTTTCCAGTCATTGCAGTAATGCCGCTTGAAAGCTAAAACACGGTCTTTATTGGCAAAGAACTTTTCATGGTCTTCCAGCAATTTATCGAGGTCGTAACCTTCGATACCGAATTCACTTTTGATATCTGATATCGTGCTGTTCTCGAATCTGGATGAATAAAGTTGTATGTCAAGCAGCCAGTTGGATTGATCATCTCGTTCTGCTTCAGGTGAATAGATGAGATAATGCGACTCTGTGTCGTCTTTTTCAAGGAGCTTTTTTGTTTCGAAGAAGTTGTTGTTGAGTATGTGGAGATTTATGTCTTTTTCAGAGAGAGAGGATTTAATCTGCTCAAGTTCTTCCTCTTCTTTAACTGTCCCGTCCTTATCGTACCAGAATACGAGCTTTCTTTTCTCGTAGTCATCTTTGACTTCGAATTTTTTAAGGATGCTCCGGATTGTCTTTTCTATGTTTTGCATATGTTAAACCAGATCCTGATAAGGTCCTTTTTTACCACAGTGTTGACATGGCAATGTTACTCCATACGTACATTTATTACATTTTTCGCAATGCCATTCTCTCCAATCCCTGCATTCTCCACATGTTTCACAATGCCAGGTAGTATCATCTTGAACCACCTCATCCAAACAAAATGAATACCAGTACAAGGTCATGCATTCTTTGCATTCATATTCATTTAATAAATCCTTCAATTTGACGGTTTCACAGCCGCATGGCAACTCATGTTCCTCATCTAATTCTTCCTGTGACAGAGCTTTGACAATATTGATATTTTGAAGAGCACAGGTTGAATACTTTTCCACATCTATTTCATTAAACGGATTCTGGCAGTCAGTGCATCCACATTTGTCATCACATGGTTTATGATTTTTGAAACAGGCACACCGGTTATTTTTGCATCCGGATTTACAGTTACAATGATAGTTCTTTTTCATTTATATGACTCCTTAATCGTTATTTTCAAGGTTATCAAGATTAGCTAACAGTTCAGCTTTTCTTTGTTCCAGGGAGACAACTTGAGTTTTCAATGTCTTCAATTCCTTGTTGGTCTGTGCCAACTCTTTCTTGATTTTTTTCATCTCAATGCCCTCAATAATTTCATCTTGTGTTAGGCCAAATTCTTTTTGAGCGGACTTATCACTAAGAGTAGCCCCTTTCTTAAACCATGCTGAATTTATTGCCTTATCTTCCATCATCGTTCCATATTTTTAGTTTAAAAGTGAGTTGTCCAACGGGCTCTATCAACTCCTCAAACATCGCATAATTCACCACAACTCCATTATCAAGGTTTGGCCCCATTATGGCCCCTTTAGGAAGTAGACTGTCCCTGTCCCAGTGGTGCCGATATAGTTTCAAAATAGTGTCAATGTTCATACCCGATGTTACTTCAGGGAGTTTTTCAATAGTGGAAAGGGACAATGTGCTCATTCTTTTCCCCCCTCAGCTTCTTTGGATAAGAATGCCTTACCTTTAGCCGTCAGGCGGTATTTCTGGGTTGGGCTGCTTGGTGAATTTGGTAGAGTCATTTCAACGAATCCAGCATGAATCGCGGTTTTAGATAATCATAAACAAATGTCGGGCGGCTATTCAAACCAATGCATCTCATAGCATCCTGTCTTCCCAAAGCTTGGGTTTTAAGACAGAAGAGCAAAGACTTTACCTGTTCGGTTACCTGTTCGGTTACCTGTTCGGTTACCTGTTCGGTTACCTGTTCGGTTACTTGTTCGGTTACTTGTTCGGTCGATGTCTTGGAGACTTCAGTCGCCATTGATTCAGCAAGATATACGGTAAAGCGGACACGCATGCCAATCTCTTCAATTGTGGGCTCTGGAAGGTTTTTTTCCTCAGCCTCTTCTAAAATACGACGAAAACCACTGCCCCATTGCTCGATCAGATCCAATTCCCTGAACACACGGGCAATCACTCTATTGCGTATCTTGGATACACCCTGCCTCACATCTTCGATAGTCATACCTGGAAGCAGGATGCCTGGATTCTCTATCTCTACCCTGTCATTGTAAATAGCAACCCGCAATGGTGCGCCTATCTGTGAATAATCAGCATGCACAATGGTCAGGGGAATGCTCCACACATCGCGGCGGTGTATCTGTGAAAAGTCAGCTCCCCGCATAGCGTGCTTTTTTATGAAATCAATTACACGTTCGACGGCAATAGGCAGGTGCTCGTGGATCTCTATATGATCGAAAATGACGCTTTTAGTTGTGCCGGCAAAACGTCCACATTGGATCCAGGCATCAGAAAAGCGCTCTTCACGTTCAATCCCAAAAAGCAATACTCCGCCGATGGTAGGAACCAGTCGTCCCTGTTCTCGCTTGAGCAGTTTCAGGGTGAGCAGCTCTTTTTCACTCAACTCGCGCTTGTCTTTAAACAGCGCTTTTGCCGCAACTATGTCCAATAAATCTGCACTCAGCTCGGGCAAGGGCATTTCGTCAAATGCAATGCCTTCAGCACTGCGTTTAAGCTCTGCGATCAGCTCCCGGTCAGCCTTTCGGTTGGTAGAACCCAGCCGTACATAAACACCCTCACTTGCCCCTTCACTTTTAAGCCAGTGTGGACGAGAACCACTGGGATATACCTCCACTCCCAGCAAAGTCTTATCTTTCAAAGCGATCAGTTCCACATTGGGCACCAATCGCGGCTCTATATTGTCAGCGATTAAATTGCATATGCGTTCTTCTTCATCCAGTGGGTTTTCGACACCTAAAACCTCTCTGGTTCTGTCTTCCACTCCGATCAGTAAGCGTCCTCCGGCTGTGTTGGCAAAAGCTACTGCTGATTCGATGGTTCGTTCATCGAATTTTTCTTTAAATTCTATGTTTTCGGATTCTCCGGTTTTGATGAGTTCTGGTAGGTTCATATTTTTGGTTTAAGAATTTGCATTTATTTGATTTTTCAATAAAACTCAGATTCTTCTGTCGATTAGTTTTTCAATAAGATCATATGTTTCAGATATGCCTGCTGGTGTATTGTAGTCTACTCTACACTGGGCACTCTTAAAGTAGCTGCTATGCGAATATGTCTCCCCTTTTTGATATCTTCGATCCTTTTCATCTGATACATTTTTTCTAACAATAGTAACAGTATATTTGTAGCCGTCTTCGATGTTTGTTTGTGAAAAGTCCAGCTGGTTTGCCATTAGGTATTTGTATATACCATAGCTTAGAAGCTCATCGCTGTGCTCAAGAAGATCATCAGCATCTATCCGATTTTTTTTCTTTTCGACAACCAGTTTCATTATAAGATAGCTGTTGTATATCTGCAGATAAACAGGTGAATTTTTATCGCCATCTAAAAGCTGTGCCAGTGG
Proteins encoded:
- the pglZ gene encoding BREX-1 system phosphatase PglZ type A, which encodes MQNIEKTIRSILKKFEVKDDYEKRKLVFWYDKDGTVKEEEELEQIKSSLSEKDINLHILNNNFFETKKLLEKDDTESHYLIYSPEAERDDQSNWLLDIQLYSSRFENSTISDIKSEFGIEGYDLDKLLEDHEKFFANKDRVLAFKRHYCNDWKEDKFVLGMLAALSRSSTIDQKEIVRNLLTGSLEEEYNTIWGEFNRFGLVDKFWDIIRRRFGYSSEHPTLKKLFLSFIITHIDRNASVVLKSYEQYISRQSNECEIFIRGWMDHSKDSKDFDDYCNNLLAADGHKLENSLTSLLNKYEVEDYLEAESIDLFDKNIIKNIVTKLTDGSDDFNKYLEWIDNRKTKHWYQVYKNIYCALENAIKLHQFSKEIEQEGINEQSLNELFKGYMNRYYLIDYFYRKFYYHYDKDSEKEILKKDIKDMVENVYNKLLDRLLTRWNDLIGSELEDTWNIELIDNQSKFYSIYIDNILRKNDRDKVAVIISDGLRYETAVELKDVINKSSIGTIELKAMASSLPSYTKLGMASLLPHNKLEYRNNHIFVDGIDSEGTENRGKILSNRVSDSNVFKFDDLKALKINDARNETKKRVIYIYHNRIDETGDNRSSEHNVFNAVESAIQDINKMIKLLGRSLNVSKIIVTSDHGFIYKREHLENVDKLETQDFDKSKIIEAKKRFIISEQDITLRNIHKFNMAPTMNSDKQMHIYVPLADLRFKSQGGGVNYVHGGASLQEIVIPVLIYSQNKYESDLDRKGIEHGKVKVTVLDYHRKITNSTFKVKLLQTGKVTDKREPLSFKLALYDTDGQKVSDEKLVIADSTSDEPEERIQEVILTLSSDIENKTYNLIGKDDDSKALQQEIFEIPMIVDILITDDF
- a CDS encoding putative DNA binding domain-containing protein translates to MNLPELIKTGESENIEFKEKFDERTIESAVAFANTAGGRLLIGVEDRTREVLGVENPLDEEERICNLIADNIEPRLVPNVELIALKDKTLLGVEVYPSGSRPHWLKSEGASEGVYVRLGSTNRKADRELIAELKRSAEGIAFDEMPLPELSADLLDIVAAKALFKDKRELSEKELLTLKLLKREQGRLVPTIGGVLLFGIEREERFSDAWIQCGRFAGTTKSVIFDHIEIHEHLPIAVERVIDFIKKHAMRGADFSQIHRRDVWSIPLTIVHADYSQIGAPLRVAIYNDRVEIENPGILLPGMTIEDVRQGVSKIRNRVIARVFRELDLIEQWGSGFRRILEEAEEKNLPEPTIEEIGMRVRFTVYLAESMATEVSKTSTEQVTEQVTEQVTEQVTEQVTEQVTEQVKSLLFCLKTQALGRQDAMRCIGLNSRPTFVYDYLKPRFMLDSLK